The Parabacteroides sp. AD58 genome includes a window with the following:
- a CDS encoding family 43 glycosylhydrolase: MKHFTLLRICLCIGLSFLMGWPVHAQDVIHKAPAPLYRDPVTDGAADPVVVWNKEAKSWWMLYTQRRANLDAPDVAYCYGTKIGVAESTDHGQTWVYRGALDLEFEDGHNTFWAPEVVYRDGEYHMFVAYIRGVRSHWGGDKQIVHYTSRNLWNWKCEGPLKLSSNSVIDATVYQKPDGRWRMWYKDEAAGSHTLMAESKSLHDWSASKVVIDGDAHEGPNVFRFRGYFWMLTDEWKGLRIYRSKDLDKWEKQGLILGEASSRPEDRPSGAHADVVVTNHRAYIFYFTHPGRKSHNEAPLGENGVVPYDLRRSSIQVAQLVFKDGTLTCDHDADFEFYLPDETE; this comes from the coding sequence ATGAAACATTTTACTTTATTGCGTATTTGTTTGTGCATCGGATTGTCTTTTCTCATGGGGTGGCCGGTTCATGCACAGGATGTGATTCATAAAGCTCCGGCGCCGTTGTACCGGGATCCGGTAACCGATGGCGCGGCTGATCCGGTAGTTGTCTGGAATAAGGAAGCCAAAAGCTGGTGGATGTTATATACACAGCGCCGTGCAAACCTGGATGCGCCGGACGTGGCCTATTGCTATGGTACGAAAATCGGTGTGGCTGAATCGACAGACCACGGACAAACCTGGGTGTACAGGGGAGCATTAGACTTGGAATTCGAAGACGGTCATAATACATTCTGGGCTCCTGAAGTGGTTTATCGGGATGGCGAATACCACATGTTTGTGGCTTACATTCGTGGGGTTCGTAGTCATTGGGGCGGCGATAAACAGATTGTGCATTACACCAGTCGTAATTTATGGAACTGGAAGTGTGAAGGCCCGTTGAAGCTTTCGTCTAATTCCGTGATCGATGCTACGGTTTATCAGAAGCCGGATGGCCGTTGGCGTATGTGGTATAAAGATGAGGCGGCTGGTTCTCATACCTTGATGGCAGAAAGCAAGAGCCTGCATGACTGGTCGGCCTCGAAGGTTGTCATTGACGGAGATGCACACGAAGGTCCGAATGTCTTTCGGTTCCGCGGATATTTCTGGATGCTGACCGATGAATGGAAAGGACTTCGTATCTACCGTTCCAAGGACTTGGATAAATGGGAAAAACAAGGGCTGATTTTAGGGGAAGCCAGTTCGCGGCCGGAAGATAGACCCAGCGGTGCTCATGCCGATGTCGTTGTAACGAACCATCGGGCTTATATCTTCTATTTCACACATCCGGGACGCAAAAGTCACAACGAAGCTCCGTTGGGCGAAAACGGGGTTGTTCCCTACGACTTGCGCCGTTCGTCTATCCAAGTAGCCCAATTAGTTTTCAAAGACGGCACACTGACCTGCGATCATGATGCCGATTTTGAATTCTATTTGCCGGACGAAACAGAATAA
- a CDS encoding DUF6057 family protein, with protein sequence MQRNSLIYWGLVFIGIGLFLQCQYSYFFFYQEQLQLFQLTRQYVWDTVLVPGGLVDYLAGFFRQFYIVPFFGALFTSLLLVSIGYIGKKVLCELSGKNLLWVDSLALIPIIGLVFLHTNLYYHLSGSIACLMCFSGWLIYLKNIHRSNRWLLGIFLLSLVYLLAGPVYSLFIAGLVVCEWKLHRTHVIGTIASFLIAGGVWIILPLGMNWAVDGRQIIKPDFYCEFLPEAQKVYYVWGSCLLSILLGCWLSEKRIPQLWSMMFSLFLLLGGLYGVYHTQDRMQLYSYERDWYLRNQQWNKIIATFNEERASDLTMNVLNLALACQGELGNKMFSFPQNGSKSLLSEWDNSLMSAMIYSDICYQVGDIASSQKFAFEGYVTSTKGNVRLMQRLIETNIIEGNYRVAEKYIALLENTFFYKSWAEKQRQFLGDSLIAANEEYVAKRLSLRGHGSYAVSSNFMYTLKLLVTNNPQNRMAFEYWVGFILLNKDLSAFKKLYDAYYHTDIWPELSLNEQQAVIALEQDTPGNWAKMGVSLATEQAYGSFSQDLADKRGYINFVEEMKRAHGKTYWFYLLFKK encoded by the coding sequence ATGCAACGGAATAGTCTTATATATTGGGGCTTGGTGTTTATTGGAATAGGATTATTTTTGCAATGTCAGTATTCATACTTTTTTTTCTATCAAGAGCAATTGCAGTTGTTTCAGTTGACCAGGCAATATGTATGGGATACGGTGCTGGTTCCAGGAGGGTTAGTGGATTATCTGGCCGGTTTTTTTCGGCAGTTTTATATTGTCCCGTTTTTTGGCGCTCTATTTACTTCTTTGCTTTTAGTGTCAATTGGATATATAGGGAAAAAAGTTTTATGTGAATTGTCTGGAAAGAATCTTTTGTGGGTAGATTCCCTTGCTTTAATCCCGATTATTGGCTTAGTCTTTTTACATACCAATTTATATTACCATCTGTCAGGTTCCATTGCTTGTCTGATGTGTTTTAGTGGCTGGTTGATCTATTTGAAGAATATCCATCGATCTAACCGATGGCTGTTGGGGATCTTTCTTTTATCTTTAGTGTATTTATTGGCTGGTCCGGTTTATTCTTTATTTATAGCAGGACTGGTTGTCTGTGAGTGGAAATTACATAGAACGCATGTGATAGGAACTATTGCTTCTTTTCTGATTGCTGGTGGTGTATGGATCATTCTTCCTTTGGGAATGAATTGGGCTGTAGATGGTCGGCAAATAATTAAACCTGATTTCTATTGTGAGTTTTTACCGGAAGCACAGAAGGTGTACTACGTTTGGGGCAGCTGCCTTCTTTCAATATTATTGGGATGTTGGTTGTCAGAAAAGAGAATACCTCAATTGTGGAGTATGATGTTTTCATTGTTTCTGCTGCTGGGAGGCTTGTACGGTGTTTATCACACGCAGGACAGAATGCAATTATATAGTTATGAACGCGATTGGTATTTAAGAAATCAACAGTGGAATAAGATAATTGCAACATTTAATGAGGAAAGAGCGTCTGATCTGACTATGAATGTATTGAATTTGGCTTTGGCATGTCAAGGCGAGCTTGGAAATAAAATGTTTTCATTTCCACAGAATGGAAGTAAATCTTTGTTGTCAGAATGGGACAATTCATTGATGTCGGCAATGATTTATTCTGATATTTGTTATCAAGTAGGAGATATAGCGTCCTCACAAAAATTTGCATTTGAGGGATATGTTACGAGCACGAAGGGAAATGTCCGTTTGATGCAAAGGCTGATTGAAACCAATATTATAGAGGGTAATTATCGGGTGGCAGAAAAGTATATAGCTTTACTGGAGAATACTTTTTTTTATAAAAGCTGGGCTGAAAAACAGAGACAATTTTTAGGGGATTCGTTAATTGCTGCCAATGAAGAATATGTAGCAAAAAGATTGTCATTACGAGGGCACGGTTCGTATGCAGTGTCTTCCAATTTTATGTATACCTTGAAGTTGTTGGTTACGAATAATCCTCAGAATAGAATGGCGTTTGAATATTGGGTTGGTTTTATTTTGCTAAATAAGGATTTATCTGCATTTAAGAAGTTGTATGATGCGTATTATCATACAGATATATGGCCCGAGTTATCGTTAAATGAACAACAGGCTGTAATCGCATTAGAACAAGATACCCCTGGAAATTGGGCTAAAATGGGAGTGAGTTTGGCGACTGAGCAGGCGTATGGTTCTTTTTCTCAAGATTTGGCTGACAAACGTGGGTATATAAACTTTGTTGAAGAGATGAAGAGAGCGCATGGTAAAACTTATTGGTTTTATTTGTTATTTAAGAAGTAA
- the frr gene encoding ribosome recycling factor gives MVDTKKFVKEAEEKMESAILYLDEQLARIRAGKANPKILDGIRVPYYGSMAPLSNVASINTPDAKTIVITPWEKNLIKEIEKAILNSEVGITPENNGEIIRLGIPPLTEERRRQLAKQSKQEAETAKISVRNARRDAIEALKKSIKSDGVPEDVEKDAEAEVQKVHDKFIKKVDELYAAKEKEIMTV, from the coding sequence ATGGTTGATACAAAGAAGTTTGTGAAAGAAGCAGAAGAAAAGATGGAATCTGCTATCCTTTATTTGGATGAACAGTTGGCACGTATTCGTGCAGGTAAAGCCAATCCGAAAATTCTGGATGGAATACGAGTTCCTTATTATGGCAGCATGGCTCCGTTGAGCAATGTGGCTTCCATCAATACCCCAGATGCAAAGACGATCGTAATTACTCCGTGGGAAAAGAACCTGATCAAGGAAATTGAAAAGGCGATCTTGAACTCTGAAGTAGGTATTACACCTGAGAACAATGGTGAAATCATCCGTTTGGGAATTCCTCCGTTGACTGAAGAGCGCCGCCGTCAATTGGCTAAGCAATCTAAGCAGGAGGCAGAAACGGCGAAGATCAGTGTTCGTAACGCCCGTCGTGATGCTATCGAAGCGTTGAAGAAGAGTATTAAGTCAGACGGTGTTCCGGAAGATGTAGAAAAAGATGCTGAAGCAGAAGTTCAGAAGGTTCATGATAAATTTATCAAGAAGGTGGATGAACTGTATGCTGCCAAAGAAAAAGAAATAATGACGGTTTAA
- the pyrH gene encoding UMP kinase: protein MAKYKRILLKLSGESLMGSKQYGIDEVRLNEYAEQIKEIAEMGVQIGIVIGGGNIFRGLSGASKGFDRVKGDQMGMLATVINSLALSSALTALGVKAKVLTAIRMEPIGEFYNKWRAIELLEQGYVVIMSGGTGNPFFTTDTGSSLRGIEVEADVMLKGTRVDGIYTADPEKDPTAVKFSDITYDEIYTRGLKVMDLTATTMCKENNLPIIVFNMDKNGNLKKVMDGEDIGTYVHN, encoded by the coding sequence ATGGCTAAGTATAAACGGATTCTTTTGAAGTTGAGCGGTGAATCGCTCATGGGTAGCAAACAATATGGTATTGATGAAGTACGCTTAAACGAATATGCTGAACAGATCAAGGAAATAGCTGAAATGGGTGTTCAGATTGGTATCGTTATAGGTGGAGGAAATATTTTCCGTGGTTTAAGTGGCGCATCCAAAGGATTCGACCGGGTGAAAGGTGATCAGATGGGTATGCTGGCTACGGTTATCAATAGTTTGGCCTTGAGCTCAGCGTTGACGGCTTTAGGCGTGAAGGCAAAGGTGCTGACTGCTATCCGTATGGAACCGATCGGTGAATTCTACAACAAGTGGCGGGCTATCGAACTGTTGGAACAGGGCTATGTAGTCATCATGTCGGGCGGAACCGGTAATCCATTCTTTACGACTGATACAGGTTCTTCGCTGCGCGGTATAGAGGTTGAAGCAGATGTGATGTTGAAGGGAACACGTGTAGATGGTATTTATACGGCAGATCCCGAGAAAGATCCGACTGCTGTGAAGTTTTCTGATATTACCTATGATGAAATCTATACACGTGGCTTGAAAGTGATGGATCTGACCGCAACGACCATGTGTAAAGAAAATAACTTGCCGATTATTGTCTTTAATATGGACAAGAACGGAAATCTGAAGAAAGTGATGGATGGCGAAGACATCGGTACGTATGTGCATAATTAA
- a CDS encoding RNA polymerase sigma-70 factor: MRKEDEDIILELLKGSDQKAFKRLFYYYAEPLRSFISYFIHDPESSEELVLDIFMSLWENRFSLKIHTSLKAYLFQSARNKVISYFRTKKEQCYLLEMPDFDLGQENETSFLEIKELSVLIEEAVSLLPDRCRQIFLKSRIELLSNKELAEQMHISEKTVENQITIALKKIRKFLNEKYS; this comes from the coding sequence ATGAGAAAAGAAGATGAAGACATAATTTTAGAATTATTGAAAGGTAGTGATCAGAAAGCTTTCAAGCGCCTGTTTTATTACTATGCTGAGCCTCTAAGATCTTTTATAAGTTATTTTATACATGATCCAGAGTCTTCTGAAGAATTGGTGTTAGATATTTTTATGTCTTTGTGGGAGAACAGATTCTCTTTAAAAATTCACACAAGTTTAAAAGCTTATTTGTTTCAATCTGCCCGGAATAAGGTTATCTCGTATTTTCGGACTAAGAAAGAACAATGTTATTTGTTGGAAATGCCGGATTTTGATCTTGGACAAGAGAATGAGACTTCTTTTTTAGAAATAAAAGAATTATCAGTTTTGATAGAAGAAGCCGTCTCATTATTACCTGACCGGTGTAGGCAAATATTTCTAAAAAGTAGGATTGAATTGTTAAGTAATAAAGAGCTGGCCGAACAAATGCATATTTCTGAAAAAACAGTGGAAAATCAGATAACTATTGCATTAAAGAAAATCAGGAAATTTCTGAATGAAAAATATTCATAA
- a CDS encoding TolB family protein, with protein MKYIFLVFFSVVIISSCKNDYTVDQHLKEEVVIVPDYKNITVPYNIAPLNFSVKGEKLSFVKYEVDDHSLVVKASNNQTSVPIKEWHDFLQQAKGKSVNVTVVVDRKGNQVAFAPFSIEVSTDMIDEYIAYRLIEPGYEIWNQMGIYQRNLTNFDQSVIIENTSTGNNCMNCHSFCNWNPRHYMFHMRSTYGGTVIVDEDHIDFIDTKVKETISPLVYPYWHPSGNYIAFSTNKTSQGFHPTQRVEVFDKASDVIVYNVKEHLIISSPRIAQDGAYETFPAFSPDGKFLYFCSAKAKSVPDSIQNLKYNLCRIPFDEGSGHIGKTIDTLFFADKENKSFSFPRISPDGRYLLGTVSAYGTFPIWHKDADLYVIDLHSGEGRYAENVNSFDTESYHSWSSSGRWVIFSSRRMDGLYTRPYIAHFSADGRFGKPFLLPQKDVCYYQTLLKSYNIPEFITGKVDNNSLSIYRRVQQKENKSRFQIVD; from the coding sequence ATGAAATACATTTTCTTAGTGTTTTTCTCGGTAGTAATAATCTCTTCTTGTAAGAATGATTATACAGTAGATCAGCATTTGAAAGAAGAAGTTGTGATCGTTCCTGATTATAAAAATATTACTGTCCCTTATAATATTGCTCCATTAAATTTCTCAGTGAAAGGAGAAAAACTGTCATTTGTTAAATATGAGGTGGATGATCATTCTTTAGTGGTTAAAGCTTCGAATAATCAGACTTCTGTTCCTATAAAAGAATGGCATGACTTTTTGCAGCAGGCAAAAGGTAAGTCTGTAAACGTAACAGTTGTTGTGGACCGAAAAGGCAATCAGGTGGCTTTTGCCCCTTTTTCAATTGAAGTATCAACGGATATGATAGATGAATATATCGCTTATCGTTTAATTGAGCCGGGATATGAGATCTGGAATCAGATGGGTATTTATCAACGGAATCTGACGAATTTTGATCAAAGTGTTATTATAGAAAATACTTCGACTGGGAATAATTGCATGAATTGTCATTCGTTCTGTAATTGGAATCCCCGGCATTATATGTTCCATATGCGTTCTACGTATGGGGGAACTGTTATTGTTGATGAAGATCATATTGATTTTATTGATACAAAAGTCAAAGAGACCATATCTCCTCTGGTCTATCCTTATTGGCATCCTTCCGGAAATTATATAGCTTTTTCAACAAATAAAACCTCTCAGGGTTTTCATCCGACACAAAGAGTTGAGGTTTTTGATAAGGCCTCGGATGTCATTGTGTATAATGTAAAAGAACACTTGATTATATCTTCTCCACGGATAGCCCAGGATGGTGCTTATGAAACATTTCCGGCTTTTTCTCCAGATGGAAAGTTTTTGTATTTTTGTTCTGCAAAAGCTAAAAGTGTCCCAGATTCTATTCAGAATTTAAAATATAATCTGTGTCGTATTCCTTTTGACGAAGGTTCAGGTCATATTGGCAAGACTATTGATACTTTATTTTTTGCGGATAAGGAAAATAAGAGTTTTTCTTTTCCACGGATTTCTCCAGACGGCCGCTATTTGCTGGGAACGGTTTCTGCATATGGAACTTTCCCCATTTGGCATAAGGATGCCGATTTATATGTTATAGATTTACATTCAGGAGAAGGTCGATATGCAGAGAATGTAAATAGTTTTGATACTGAAAGCTATCATTCGTGGTCTTCGTCGGGACGTTGGGTCATTTTTAGTAGCAGACGTATGGATGGATTGTATACCCGGCCTTATATAGCCCATTTTTCTGCTGATGGAAGATTTGGAAAACCATTCTTGCTCCCGCAAAAAGATGTCTGTTATTATCAGACGTTATTAAAGTCATATAATATTCCGGAGTTTATTACAGGCAAGGTGGATAATAATTCGTTGTCAATATACCGACGTGTTCAGCAGAAAGAAAATAAATCAAGATTTCAAATTGTAGATTAA
- the rsgA gene encoding ribosome small subunit-dependent GTPase A, translated as MKGLVIKNTGSWYTVFTEDGRCVESKIKGNFRLKGIRTTNPVAVGDRVEIEENREGTAFICQIEERKNYIIRRASNLSKQAHIIAANVDQAMLIVTVNYPITTTVFIDRFLATAEAYRVPVKLVFNKIDRYKAEDKEYMQGLIHLYTSIGYPCTTLCAKTEEGLDGLRADLKDKITVLSGHSGVGKSTIINKLIPGVSLRTGDISEYHNKGMHTTTFSEMVALPEGGYLIDTPGIKGFGTIDMEDAEISHYFPEIFKVSAGCKFGNCTHRHEPGCAVLRAVEEHYISESRYKSYLSILEDKEESKYREEY; from the coding sequence ATGAAAGGTCTGGTAATTAAAAATACGGGTAGTTGGTATACCGTTTTTACGGAAGACGGAAGATGCGTTGAAAGCAAGATCAAAGGTAATTTCCGTTTGAAAGGTATTCGGACGACCAATCCGGTGGCTGTTGGCGACCGGGTTGAAATAGAAGAAAACCGCGAAGGAACGGCTTTTATCTGTCAGATTGAGGAACGGAAGAATTATATCATTCGCCGGGCGTCAAATTTGTCTAAGCAGGCGCATATTATTGCCGCTAATGTAGATCAGGCGATGCTGATTGTGACAGTCAATTACCCGATTACCACAACTGTTTTTATTGACCGTTTTCTGGCAACGGCCGAAGCTTATCGGGTTCCTGTTAAGCTGGTCTTCAATAAGATTGACCGGTATAAGGCGGAAGATAAGGAATATATGCAGGGCTTAATTCATTTGTATACGTCTATCGGTTATCCGTGTACGACATTGTGCGCCAAGACCGAAGAAGGATTGGATGGCTTAAGAGCTGATTTGAAAGATAAGATAACAGTCTTATCGGGGCATTCGGGTGTGGGAAAATCGACGATTATCAATAAACTGATTCCGGGTGTGAGTCTGCGTACCGGTGATATTTCTGAGTATCATAACAAAGGAATGCATACAACGACTTTTTCGGAGATGGTGGCTTTGCCCGAAGGCGGCTATCTGATCGATACGCCGGGTATCAAGGGCTTTGGAACGATTGATATGGAAGACGCGGAGATTTCTCATTATTTCCCTGAAATATTCAAAGTTTCTGCCGGGTGCAAGTTTGGAAACTGCACGCATCGGCATGAACCGGGCTGTGCCGTGTTGCGGGCTGTAGAGGAACATTATATCAGCGAATCCCGCTACAAGAGTTATTTAAGTATATTGGAAGATAAAGAAGAGAGTAAATATAGGGAAGAATATTGA
- a CDS encoding MFS transporter has product MRRKKTSSSLILIPVMLSFFVMGFVDLVGVAANHMQADFALSDTMANLCPAMVFLWFLLFSIPAGILMNYIGRRKTVLLSLFITTVSLLIPLLHYEFVMMLISFSLLGIGNVLLQVSLNPLVSNVVSERHLASSLSFGQFIKGIASFLAPFIASWAALTMDEWRELYPIFLLITLVSIIGLGFTSIEELDDYSESDSLKSYGRLLGNPLIRLIWIGIICHVGIDVGINLTAPKIFVERLGFSVADASMAGSVYFLSRTIGCLIGAVVLQYIASERFFRWSVFGLLLALIGLSFASTLEQLYAVLLILGIGNANIFSILISKALNTFPDNKNEVSGLMITGLCGGALFVVPMGIVSDWIESQAGALIILGLGAVYLTYLSVYFRKHPHSLDD; this is encoded by the coding sequence ATGAGAAGGAAGAAGACAAGTTCATCATTGATCCTGATCCCGGTCATGCTTTCTTTCTTTGTGATGGGGTTTGTGGATTTGGTGGGAGTCGCAGCCAATCATATGCAAGCAGACTTTGCCTTGTCGGACACAATGGCCAATTTGTGTCCGGCAATGGTCTTTTTGTGGTTCTTGCTGTTTTCCATACCTGCCGGAATCTTGATGAATTACATTGGCAGACGCAAGACGGTATTATTGAGTCTGTTTATAACAACCGTGTCCTTGCTGATACCTTTGTTGCATTATGAATTTGTCATGATGCTGATTTCTTTCTCCCTGTTAGGTATAGGAAATGTCTTGTTGCAGGTTTCGTTGAATCCGCTGGTATCGAATGTTGTATCCGAGCGGCATTTGGCAAGTTCTCTTTCTTTTGGACAGTTCATCAAGGGCATAGCTTCTTTCTTGGCCCCGTTTATTGCCAGTTGGGCGGCACTCACGATGGATGAGTGGCGTGAATTATATCCCATCTTTTTATTAATCACATTGGTTTCTATCATTGGCTTGGGCTTTACCTCTATTGAAGAGTTGGATGATTATTCCGAGAGTGACTCCTTGAAAAGTTATGGCAGATTACTTGGAAATCCATTGATCCGCTTGATTTGGATAGGCATTATATGTCATGTCGGAATAGATGTGGGAATTAACCTGACGGCTCCTAAGATTTTTGTAGAGCGGCTGGGCTTTTCGGTTGCCGATGCCAGTATGGCCGGCAGTGTGTATTTCCTTTCCCGGACGATTGGCTGCTTGATTGGGGCAGTGGTGTTGCAATACATAGCGTCCGAACGCTTTTTCCGCTGGAGTGTCTTCGGTCTGTTGCTGGCTCTGATAGGCTTGTCTTTTGCTTCTACGCTTGAGCAGTTGTATGCTGTGTTGTTGATTTTAGGAATCGGCAATGCCAATATCTTTTCTATTTTAATTTCGAAAGCGTTAAATACTTTTCCTGATAACAAAAATGAAGTGTCGGGTCTGATGATTACGGGCTTGTGTGGCGGCGCTTTGTTTGTTGTGCCTATGGGCATCGTGTCTGACTGGATTGAATCGCAGGCCGGCGCCTTGATCATTCTCGGACTGGGAGCCGTATATTTGACCTATTTATCTGTCTACTTCAGAAAGCATCCGCATTCATTGGATGACTGA